The following proteins are co-located in the Streptococcus downei MFe28 genome:
- the sufD gene encoding Fe-S cluster assembly protein SufD produces MTKEAIINFSQLKAEPAWLQERRLAAFEQIDHLELPRIEKVRFNRWNLGDGSLAENEPSANVPDFTALSQNPKLVQVGTQTLLEQLSPDLLEKGVVFSDFASALETIPEVLEANFGKALPFDEDKLAAYHYAYFNSSAVLYVPDNLEMDQPLEGLFYQDSDSDVPFNKHILIIAGRNSKFSYLERFESIGSGSAKATANISVEVIAGAGSQVKFSAIDRLGQNLTTYMSRRGRLERDASIDWALGVMNEGNVIGDFDSDLIGDGSHADLKVVAASSGRQVQGIDTRVTNYGRNSVGHILQHGVILEKGTLTFNGIGHIVKGAKGADAQQESRVLMLSDKARSDANPILLIDENDVTAGHAASIGQIDPDDMYYLMSRGLKHDEAERLVILGFLGAVITEIPSKDVRDEMIAVLDSKLDQG; encoded by the coding sequence ATGACAAAAGAAGCAATTATAAATTTTTCTCAGCTCAAGGCTGAACCAGCTTGGCTTCAAGAGCGTCGTCTGGCAGCCTTTGAACAAATTGACCATTTGGAGCTACCTCGAATCGAAAAGGTTCGTTTTAACCGTTGGAATTTAGGAGATGGTAGTCTGGCTGAAAACGAGCCTAGTGCCAATGTTCCTGATTTTACGGCCCTGAGCCAAAATCCTAAGCTAGTTCAAGTCGGCACACAGACCCTTCTGGAACAATTGAGTCCTGACCTGCTTGAAAAGGGTGTAGTCTTTAGTGATTTTGCTAGCGCTCTGGAAACTATTCCAGAGGTTCTGGAGGCTAATTTTGGTAAAGCCCTTCCTTTTGATGAAGATAAGTTAGCGGCCTACCACTATGCTTATTTCAACAGTAGTGCGGTTCTCTATGTTCCTGATAATCTTGAGATGGACCAGCCTCTGGAAGGCCTTTTCTACCAGGATAGTGATTCGGATGTCCCCTTCAATAAGCATATTTTAATCATTGCTGGTCGCAACAGTAAGTTTAGCTATCTGGAACGCTTCGAGTCCATCGGTAGTGGATCTGCCAAGGCGACAGCCAATATCAGCGTAGAAGTTATTGCTGGCGCTGGCAGTCAGGTTAAATTCTCAGCCATTGACCGCCTGGGTCAAAACCTGACCACCTACATGAGCCGTCGCGGTCGACTTGAGCGTGATGCCAGCATTGATTGGGCTCTGGGAGTCATGAATGAAGGCAATGTAATCGGCGACTTTGACAGCGACCTGATTGGTGACGGTAGTCATGCAGACCTCAAGGTGGTGGCTGCTTCTAGTGGTCGTCAGGTGCAAGGGATTGATACTCGTGTGACCAACTATGGTCGCAATTCGGTCGGTCATATCCTCCAACACGGGGTTATCCTGGAAAAAGGAACCCTGACCTTCAATGGTATCGGCCATATTGTCAAGGGGGCTAAGGGTGCCGATGCCCAACAGGAAAGTCGGGTCCTCATGCTCTCAGACAAGGCACGTTCGGATGCCAACCCTATCCTTTTGATTGACGAAAATGATGTCACCGCAGGTCACGCTGCTTCTATCGGCCAGATTGACCCTGATGACATGTATTATCTGATGAGTCGGGGTCTCAAGCATGATGAGGCAGAACGGTTGGTTATTCTTGGTTTCTTGGGAGCGGTTATCACAGAAATTCCAAGCAAGGATGTGCGTGATGAAATGATTGCCGTCCTTGATAGTAAATTAGATCAAGGCTAA
- the sufC gene encoding Fe-S cluster assembly ATPase SufC, with translation MSVLEIKDLHVSIEGKEILKGLNLTLKTGEVAAIMGPNGTGKSTLSAAIMGNPNYEVTQGQILFDGQDILELATDERARLGLFLAMQYPAEIPGITNAEFIRAAMNAGKEDDEKVSIRQFITKLDEKMELLGMKEEMAERYLNEGFSGGEKKRNEILQLLMLEPKFALLDEIDSGLDIDALKVVSKGVNAMRGEGFGAMIITHYQRLLNYIKPDVVHIMMDGRIVMTGDAQLAARLEKEGYAQLAEELGIDYQEEV, from the coding sequence TTGTCTGTACTCGAAATTAAAGATTTGCACGTGTCTATTGAGGGCAAGGAAATTCTCAAGGGTTTAAATTTAACCCTTAAAACAGGTGAGGTTGCAGCTATCATGGGGCCAAATGGGACTGGGAAATCGACCCTGTCTGCAGCCATCATGGGCAATCCCAACTATGAGGTGACTCAGGGGCAAATCCTCTTTGATGGTCAAGACATCCTTGAGTTGGCGACCGATGAACGGGCTCGCTTGGGACTTTTCTTGGCCATGCAATATCCTGCCGAAATTCCAGGAATTACCAATGCCGAGTTTATCCGTGCAGCTATGAATGCTGGGAAGGAAGACGATGAGAAGGTTTCGATTCGCCAGTTCATTACGAAGCTGGATGAAAAAATGGAGCTTTTAGGAATGAAGGAAGAGATGGCAGAGCGCTACCTCAATGAAGGTTTCTCCGGTGGTGAGAAGAAGCGCAATGAAATTCTTCAGCTCCTCATGTTGGAGCCTAAGTTTGCCCTTCTTGACGAAATTGACTCAGGTCTTGACATTGATGCCCTCAAGGTCGTGTCCAAGGGGGTTAATGCCATGCGGGGTGAGGGCTTCGGTGCCATGATTATCACCCACTACCAACGCCTGCTCAACTATATCAAACCTGATGTGGTTCATATTATGATGGATGGTCGCATTGTCATGACAGGAGATGCCCAATTGGCAGCCCGTCTGGAAAAAGAAGGTTATGCTCAGCTGGCTGAAGAACTGGGTATTGACTATCAAGAAGAAGTCTAA